Proteins encoded together in one Janthinobacterium tructae window:
- a CDS encoding Lrp/AsnC family transcriptional regulator, translating into MSEHNITLDEIDRRILNALQIDASQTNSELARSVHVSAPTCLRRVKHLRESGVIERQVAIVAPQLVGARLTAIVEITLDVQAAERMAEFEQVVADEPAVLQCYRVSPGPDFVLMVQVADMPAYHALAHRLFAAHANVRNVKSYFSTFRSKFETRIAI; encoded by the coding sequence ATGAGCGAACACAACATTACTCTCGACGAGATCGATCGTCGCATCCTGAACGCCTTGCAAATTGATGCATCGCAAACCAACAGTGAACTGGCGCGCTCGGTGCATGTCTCGGCGCCCACCTGTTTGCGGCGCGTCAAGCATTTACGGGAAAGCGGCGTCATCGAGCGGCAAGTGGCCATCGTCGCGCCGCAGCTGGTGGGCGCGCGCCTGACGGCCATCGTGGAAATCACGCTCGACGTGCAGGCGGCGGAACGCATGGCGGAATTCGAGCAAGTCGTGGCGGACGAGCCCGCCGTGCTGCAGTGCTACCGCGTCTCGCCCGGACCCGACTTCGTGCTGATGGTGCAGGTGGCCGACATGCCCGCGTATCACGCGCTGGCGCACCGCCTGTTTGCCGCGCACGCGAATGTGCGCAACGTGAAAAGCTACTTTTCCACGTTTCGCAGCAAGTTCGAGACACGCATCGCCATCTGA
- a CDS encoding winged helix-turn-helix domain-containing protein yields the protein MQGGEQQDNGEQDFHGAGAYHAGHDAPAACYYLPKSADLDELAATLSALARRLGEPAAAAIAAPVTAWVLELGPRRLLPPGGDAIGLSQQDVTVLHVLMAEPERIVSRQQIVQSLGENFLCYDQRRLDTQISRLRRKEEAAGMTLPINTARNAGYRFYADAQVRP from the coding sequence TTGCAGGGTGGTGAACAACAGGACAATGGCGAGCAGGATTTTCATGGCGCAGGAGCTTACCATGCGGGGCATGACGCCCCTGCGGCTTGCTATTACCTGCCCAAGAGCGCCGACCTGGATGAACTGGCGGCCACCCTGAGCGCGCTGGCGCGGCGCCTGGGCGAACCGGCCGCTGCTGCCATTGCGGCGCCCGTCACGGCCTGGGTGCTGGAACTGGGGCCGCGCCGCCTGCTGCCGCCCGGAGGCGACGCCATTGGGCTGTCGCAACAGGATGTGACGGTGCTGCACGTCCTGATGGCCGAACCGGAGCGTATCGTCAGCCGCCAGCAGATCGTCCAGTCGCTGGGCGAGAATTTCCTCTGCTATGACCAGCGCCGCCTGGACACCCAGATCAGCCGCCTGCGCCGCAAGGAGGAGGCCGCCGGCATGACCTTGCCCATCAATACCGCGCGCAATGCCGGCTACCGGTTTTATGCCGACGCGCAAGTGCGTCCCTGA